In Lates calcarifer isolate ASB-BC8 linkage group LG4, TLL_Latcal_v3, whole genome shotgun sequence, a genomic segment contains:
- the LOC108883648 gene encoding trichohyalin: protein MGKKNMEGEASGRKEREQEQVRELLSKVEDMLQENGAWHFSLHMYQRLEEEWSRREQQLRARLEAETDVGSVRRKQKRVETKINMELEEEQRLETKEEEQEGSLRKEQEKKEECVERKMKREEAKEERVRVELERQSSEEDGGETSCDSGGEKEDERRVMMDEEREESTQVKTGTMAPCRPNGGQRLAFSPVRRLA, encoded by the coding sequence ATGGGAAAGAAGAACATGGAAGGTGAGGCAAgtgggagaaaggagagagagcaggagcaggTGCGAGAGCTGCTGAGTAAAGTGGAGGATATGCTGCAGGAGAATGGGGCTTGGCACTTCTCCCTTCACATGTACCAAAGGCTGGAGGAGGAATGGAGccgcagagagcagcagctgagagctCGGCTGGAGGCAGAGACCGATGTGGGAAGtgtgaggagaaaacaaaagagagtgGAGACGAAGATAAACATGGAActagaggaggagcagaggttAGAGACTAaagaagaggagcaggaagGTAGCCTGAGGAAAGAGcaagagaagaaggaggaatgTGTGGAAAGgaagatgaaaagagaggaagcCAAAGAGGAAAGAGTGAGGGTGGAGCTCGAGAGGCAGAGCAGCGAGGAGGATGGGGGGGAAACAAGCTGTGATAGTGGAGGGGAGAAGGAGGACGAGAGGAGAGTAATGATGGacgaggagagggaggagagcacTCAAGTGAAAACTGGAACGATGGCTCCATGTCGGCCTAATGGGGGTCAAAGGTTGGCCTTTAGCCCAGTAAGAAGACTTGCCTAA